CTTGTTCTCAGGCTGGTCAGCAGATGGCAGGCAGCGGCCATGGGACAGCACCTTCTTTTGTGTCCAGTGGGTGGGAACATGGGATGTGACTCCTTCCCTCCGTTCTACTTGGTTCTACTCAGGTAGCATGCTATGCTGGGCCAGTAAGTGGCTCCAGAGGCTTGTTCTCTGCTGATCAGCCCTCTCGAGGTGGGAGGTAGGTCTTGGCTTGCTCTGCACCTCCTGGGTAtcagggggaggggtggctttCTGAACAAACCTGAGGTTTTagtaggaagaggaaaggagcatGGATCCTGGGTAGAAATAGTGCCCCCTCTGTCCTTCATTAATGCACTAGACTTGGAAGCCCAAGTAGAGAGTTGGGTGACGGACTCTGGCCCAAGATGCCAACAGAGGACAGCATGTCCTATCTCAGTCCCCATCTGTGGGAGGAATCCTCTTAGATTTAAAATCCTTTGTTTCAAATGACTGTAATGAAAAGTGACAGTTCCCGCCTCAGCACCAATCATCTTTTGCTTCGAGTCAGATGAAGGCAGCCAAGTGTgtccaaaatgttttaaaatgccaAACTTCATTGTGCATCCCTGTGGCCCTTTATTAACCATctggtgcctcagttttttcccttttcccctctgctAGACACTTATTAGGTTGACCCTAATTGCGTGAAATTGCTGTTTTTGTACGTGACAAGCAGTCAGCTATCAGTATTCATGAGGTTCAACGAATACACCATTTCTGACCTTCTccacaaccctgtgaggtgggtgCTGGGCTCTCGCTCTTGCTGACGGGGAACCTGACTTCAGAAAGGCCGTGCCGTAAAGTCatggagctggggtttgaacccgaGTCTGTCTGGCTTTTTAGCCTTAAACTTGCCTGGACAGCACACATCCTCCTCTGGGAGCCACCGACCACCGGTAATGCGGCAGGAACTCAGAGCCAGGTTGGTGTAGGGTGTGATGTGATAATTCCTGAGATCAGGGGTCTCCAACAGAGCAGACCAATTGGTCAGACTTCTTGGTGCGGTCGGTGCCCTGAGACCGAGGTGTGCTACCTGTCCCCCGTACCCCCCCTgcaccttccctgccccccctgTCGGGGAGGGTTAGCAGAAGGTGTGGCTGCTCTGGCAAGGTGAGAACTCCAGAGGACTTTcctcagggagggggagggaggctgcaAGGGATGGAACGGGCCTGCCCTCCCTAGCAGAGCCGTGCCCAAGGGGGTGAAGAGCGGCTCATCCACATCAGACCTGGCCTGGCCCTAGCGGGTGGCAGCTGGGTGGAGCAGTGGACGGACTGGGCTGTGCGGGGAGCCACCTGCCTTCGCTGGACCCTGAACTTAGAAGCTGCATGGCCAGGCCTGCACGTGACCTGCCGCTGTCCCCAGCCTTCAGGAGGCAGCACTCGCCAGGAGTTTAGGATGCCTCCATTTTTAATCCTGCCATGTCGCAGAGTTGCTGGATGATTCAGGGCACCTCTCTAAGGTGAGGAGGACTCGCTCAGTAGTTCACCTGAACGACGGTggaattcctggggcgcctgggtggctcagtcggttcagcgtccacctcttggtttcagctcagggcatgatcttgcggctttgtgggttcaagcccctcatcaggctctgtgctggcagtgtggagcctgcttgggattctgtctctgtcccgtCTGCCCTCTCCGACTCAcgcctctctgtctcttccaaagtaaacttaaaaaaattaataacagtgGAATGCCTTCCTAAGAACAAAgagccctgttttcttttttttttaagtgtatttattttgagatagagagcatgtgcatgagttggagaggggcagagagagagagagagggagaccgagaatcccaagcaggctccgtgttgccagcgcagagcccaacgcagggctcgatctcctggaaaatgaggtcatgacctgagcggagatcaagagtcggacgttaacgaactgagccacccacgccccCCAGAACTccgttttttaaataaatttttgtggtACTCATGAGTTTCCaagtgctgctgtaacaaatttaCCAGAAACTTGGCTTacaatgacagaaatttattctcccacagttctggaggccaacaGTCTAAAATGAAGGTATTGACAGGACCGTGTTCCCTCTGAAAGCTCGAGGaggtaggggcacttgggtgactcagtcgattgtctagctatggctcaggtcatggtctcccagtttgtgggttcgagccccgtgtggggctccgtgctaagcgctcagagcctgggccctgcttcagattctgtgtctccttctctgctcctcccctgctcacattctgtctctctctttctcaaaaataaataaacattaaaaaaaaaaaaaaaagctcaaggaGAGAACCCTTCCCCTTTTtggcttctggtggctcctgggAGTCCTGGGTGGTCTTTGGTTTATAGCTACATGATTCCAATCGCTTGTCTTTGTTTTTACGTGGCTGCCTGCTCCGTTCCTCTGtgttttctgtcactttctgTCACTAGGGACACTTTCAttagatttagggcccaccctaatccattatgatctcatctcaagatccttaaataATTGTGTGTGTAAAGACCCGTTttccaaataacatcacattctgaggttctgggtagACCTGAATTTAGACATTATTCAACCCACTAGAGTACctctaaatatatgaaattaaaggTGCTTGGTTTTGTGTGGAGGTAAGTGGGGGCCCACGACCCTGGCCTCGTGTCCTTGTTGCCTACCACCACCCTCGGCCCCCAAGGATGAGGGTCTGCAAACCACTAGGTACTCAAGGCTCCAGGAAGCCCTCGTTCACCATATCTCATGGTGATGAGACTTTGGACTTATAATTTTGAACTGATGCTGGAATACATTAAGACTTTGGGGGCTCTTGGGATTCATGGCCTAGTTCTTTGGTTAAGAGCCACTTGGTGTTTCTCAAATGTGGTTGTACCccccagaatcacctgggagcttagTAAAAAAGCAGATACCAATGAGACTTTGGGTGCTGGTCAAAACAGAGTAGACACATTTATCCCTACCCATCCACTAATACAGCTAAAAATACAGGACATTGTGTATAAAACATCAGAAGactgaaaggtggagagaagaacACAGTACTGAGTTCCTTGGATTTTCTATTTGCCTCCTATGTATCCCAGACTGGGTGCCAAAGAAGCCCACAACCCAGAAATGCCAGTGAGCATCGACCAGAAAAAGCCCCAAGgaaagctcgctctctctctctcgtcaaAGGACTGGAAAAGGAACAGCCTAACGAAACAAACCTTTTGGAGAGTAACACCCTATTCCTGCAAAACACCAAGGAAGAttgcttctcccctccctcctggttcTAGTAAAGGCTGAATGGACAGCTTAGACATCCATCCTTGCTTTGTGGTAACCAACCAGGTACCCACCCCCACCTTCAGCACTCCAACCTACCCTCCCCCGATGGGTCTGGATGAGAACCTGGACCTTTACCACCACCCAGAGGTAACAAGatgtcccccccccaccacaacaGTCCCCTTGAGGTGTCACTGGAGCCTAGACTTCGACCCCCACCCAGTGATGATGAGGTACCCCCTGGGTGTCATTAGAGGCCAGCTGAGGAGCTGAGATTTCCTACTCCATGGTTCtgctgtgtctctcactctccctgCCAGGGTGCTGTTGGTGGAGGCCACACGGGGAGCGTGGATTTCCTCTCATCCAACGGTAGAGACTCCgtcctttttcttcccccactAGCATGGTTCTTGCAAAAACCTGCTAAAATAGAAGGTTTAATATAAGCTCCAGAGTATCATAACATTATACCCCAAATGCCCAGGCtaagtctcagcaaagaaaggaaacatataAAGAGCAAAATGGAGATTTGAGAACCGAAGAGTGTAGtaaccaaaatgtaaaaaatcaCTGGAATGGCTCAATAGGAGAATGGatatgacagaagaaaaaaatcagtgaacatgaaaacaaacaatgGAAATTATCCAATttaaacaacagagagaaaatagactggaaaaaaattgaagagagcCTTAGAGACctaaaaagaaagacacacacacacacacacacacacacatatttataattatatatataataaatatttacaattatatatatataatatttaacattCATGTACCTGGAGGCTGAAAAAGTATCAGAGAaacaatggctgaaaatttcccaaatttggtgaGAGATacaaacctacagattcaagagtGAATGAAGCCCTAACAGGGTGAACCCAAAGAAACCCACACCAGGACACCTGATAATCATCAGGCTTCTGAAAaccagactctccagagccacaTGAGAGGAAGGATGCATTATGTCCAGGGGAATGGCAGTTTAGGTGCagtggatttctcatcagaaatgtGGAGGCCAGAGTGCAGAGAGAACTGTCCCCCCCGAGTTCTGTcccagtgaaaatattctttaggAATGAAGGTGAAATCAAGACTTTGTCACTTGAGGGAAAACTAAGAATTTGTTCTCAGCAAACTTCCCTACAATGGTAATGAAGGGAGgttctccaaagaaaagaaatgataaccaAAGAAAACCTGGGACAAAGAAAgagtggaaagaataaaaatatgtgtaaatgtaataggctttcctttccctctcgagaaaatgacatttgacaGTTGAAACCAAATTTGTAATACTGGCTGATGtggattttaatgtctgtagaGGAAATGTTGAAGATGATTGCAAGGGAGAAGGGTAAAAGAGCCCAACAGAGATAAGGTCTCTTTACTTAGTCGAGatgtaaaatgtcaatactagTAGACTGTGCGAAGTTGCATGTCAATAGTATGATGCCTAAAACAACCACTAGAGAATCTGTACCAAGAAATACACTCaaaaacagtatatatagataaaaatgtaattcaaataATCTgcaagaagacaggaaaaagaaaagatgcctgAGCCATACTCCAGACCTGTTACTGAATCAGAACCTCCAGGATCTGTGCCTGGGAATATACAGTTTTAGTGAGTGCCTCTGGGGATGTCGACAACCAGGCAGGTTTGAGAATTTGTGGTCTAgaccagtattttttaaacagcaaaTTGCTGACCCTGTTAGGCTGTAAAATCAATTAAGGTGaacacccccccacccttccccaccttttaaaacagaatagaatatcGGGCTGGAAAAGGAAACACTGGAGTACATTATAGCTAGTCAGAGTAATTCTTTGTGAAATGTTCTGGTGGGGAATATAATGTGCATACGTATGAATGTGTGCGCGCTCAACCCTTAGATGAGGATAGGCTGGAAGAGACAGTGTCCCCAGGAAGGACCGTCAACTGATGCTGGGTAGGAGTTGGTAGACGAGTAGCCTGGCTTTCGCAGAGTAGCGACGGGCTCATTGATGTGCCCTCTGTTGGCTTCACTCCTTGTCCCTCTTAATTCCCTACTCTCCTACACAGGTTTCTTGGGATAATTTCTCAAACTATTTTGACTCCAACCCTTATCCCTGATTCCAATTCTGAGGGAACCCAGCCTAAGCCACTGCCTCTTTCTGAGCAGGACTGCACTTTGATCTTTGTGATCGCAGGGAGAGGGAAGTTGCAGGACACCAAGAGTCCAAAGCTAGCCCCAAGGGAATCAAGGGGCAGCTCCGTCCCTCCCCAGCGCAGTGCCGTGCAGGCATCAGGTGTTACGCGTGCTCCTCCTGTGAGGCCTGAGCGTGAGATCCGTCAGTCTGAGCCGTCCTGGGCTTCACTGCAAGTGTCACCCTTCCCCGGAGCGCAGAAAAACAGAGCAGGTGGTGTAGCCCAGCCAGGCCTCTCTGTCGGGGTGTCAGTGGTGACGTGCAGACACAGTTCTGTTACTGGACCATGGAGGGGGCACAAACCTACCCGTCCTTTCATGGGACTCTGAAAGGCATGATTTCCAAATGGGAGCTTTAAACAAGAGCAGAGGGTCCCCCGTATCCCACAGgtgcacctgctgtgtgtcctAAGAAGGCATACTGGGGTGCTGGGGTACAGCCTGGCAGTGACACTCACAGGCCTTCAGTCCCACATAAGGAAAAGTCCAGCAATGCCAGGTCCCTACCCAGGATGAGGACCGTGGCCTCTCATCACAGGTCCTCTGGTTAGCTGTGGCCACAGTGGTGCTTCATAATAAACAGCCGCAGGATTTGGTGATGGACAACAATAAGCACTTACCCAGCTCAGACGTCCCTGCATTGACCGGTGGTTCTGATGATCTTGGTTCTGAACCCGGGGGTCAGGTGAGCTACACCGGGCTTGGCCGGAGCAGCGCTGCTCCACACGCGTGTCACTCCTCCTGGGACCGGAGGTTGGGCTGAACACGTTCTCCTCACGGCAATGTCATAGGTATAAAGAGGGCGAGGCCAGCCACACACGCTCTTTTCAAGGCTCCGATTATGCCTTCTCTGCTAACacttcattggccaaagcaagttatGCGGTCAAGCCCAAAGTCAAGATGCGGGGATGTATACTCCCCCtgtggaggcagaggggaagggaggcagtgAATATTTGGAACAGCCGTCTAATCTACCACACCTTCGAACGCGCAAGATGGTTCAAGAATCCAGtgccggggcgcccgggtggctcattcggtgaaGCGCCCgcctcttgactttggctcgggtcatgacctcagggtcgtgagatccagccccgggtggggctccacgctgaacttggagtctgcttaagactctctctctctccccctctgcccctcccctgatcggtGCCCGCATACACGctcgctctcaaaacaaaaagagaatccAGCGTTGTGGCAGGCACAGTGCCCGACACGCCGCAGGAGCCTAAGGTGACCGCAGACAGACCGTGCCGacacctttcttcccttttccttgtcTCCCGCAGGCTTTTGCCGACCGTCAGCGTGCCCGCAGAGATGGGTCGAGCCCGCCAGGCCTGTGGCACTCCCCGGGGGCTGTCCTGTCACTAGGGCCCCGTGGTGGCATTAGGATGCACCTGTCGGCGGTGTTCAACGCCCTCCTGGTGTCCGTGCTGGCAGCGGTCCTGTGGAAGCACGTGCGGCTGCGTGAGCATGCAGCCGCTCTGGAGGAGGAGCTGGCCCTCGGCCGCCAGGCCCCAGAGCCGGGCCCCGCGCTGAGGATCGACTACCCCAGGGCGCTGCAGACCCTGATGGAGGGCGGCACACACATGGTGTGCACGGGCCGCACGCACACTGACCGCCTCTGCCGCTTCGAGTGGCTGTGTTACTCCAGCGAGGCCGAGGAGTTCATCTTCTTCCACGGCAACGCGTCCGTCATGCTGCCCAACCTGGGCTCCCGGCGCTTCCAGCCGGCCCTGCTCGACCTGTCCACCGTGGAGGACCACAACACCCAGTACTTCAACTTCGTGGAGCTGCCGGCCGCCGCCCTGCGCTTCATGCCGAAGCCCGTGTTCGTGCCCGACGTGGCGCTCCTCGCCAACCGGTTCAACCCCGACAACCTCATGCACGTCTTCCACGACGACCTGCTGCCTCTCTTCTACACCCTGAGGCAGTTCCCCGGCCTGGCCCACGAGGCCCGGCTCTTCTTCATGGAGGGCTGGAGCGAGGGCGCACACTTTGAGCTCTACAAGCTCCTCAGCCCGAAGCAGCCACTCCTGCGGGCACAGCTCAAGACCCTGGGCCGGCTGCTGTGCTTCTCCCATGCCTTCGTGGGTCTCTCCAAGGTCACCACGTGGTACCAGTATGGCTTCGTCCAGCCCCAGGGCCCGAAGGCTAACGTCCTGGTCTCGGGCAACGAGATCCGGCAGTTCGCACGGTTCATGATGGAAAAGCTGAACGTGAGCCGGGCAGGGGCTCCCCTAGGCGAAGACTACGTTCTGGTCTTCAGCCGTACCCAGAACAGACTCATCCTGAACGAGGCAGAGCTGCTGCTGGCACTGGCCCAGGAGTTCCAGATGAAGACGGTGACGGTGTCCCTGGAGGACCACGCCTTTGCAGATGTCGTGCGGCTGGTGAGCAACGCCTCCATGCTGGTCAGCATGCACGGGGCCCAGCTGGTCACTGCCCTCTTCCTGCCCCGTGGGGCCACTGTGGTCGAGCTTTTCCCGTATGCTGTCAATCCCGACCACTATACGCCCTATAAGACGCTGGCCACGCTGCCTGGCATGGACCTCCAGTACGTAGCCTGGCGGAACATGATGCCAGAGAACACAGTCACGCACCCTGAACGGCCCTGGGACCAGGGGGGCATCGCTCACCTAGACCGGGCGGAGCAGGCCCGTATCCTGCAAAGCCGCGAGGTCCCGCGGCATCTCTGTTGCCGGAACCCTGAGTGGCTCTTCCGAATCTACCAGGACACCAAGGTGGACATCCCATCCCTCATCCAGACCATACGGCGCGTGGTAAAGGGCCGGCCGGGGCCGCGGAAGCAGAAGTGGACTGTCGGCCTCTACCCAGGCAAAGTCCGGGATGCGCGGTGCCAGGCGTCAGTGCAGGGCGCCTCCGAGGCGCGCCTCACCGTGTCCTGGCAGATCCCGTGGAACCTCAAGTACCTGAAGGTGAGGGAGGTGAAGTACGAGGTGTGGCTCCAGGAGCAGGGCGAGAACACCTATGTGCCTTACATCCTGGCCCTGCAGAACCACACCTTCACCGAGAACATCAAGCCTTTCACTACCTACTTGGTGTGGGTCCGCTGCATCTTCAACAAGATCCTCCTGGGACCCTTTGCAGATGTGCTGGTGTGCAACACGTAGCCAGCGGGCCGTGGCCAGGCCTGGGTGGGGGCGTGGCTCCTCCAGCTCAGTGGCCCTGGGCCCACTAGCCCCGTGTGGTGGCTTCTGggaattgtttatttattgagcaggCCTGCCCCAGGCTTGTGCCCCTATGTCATCTTCCCGCATCTGGAGTGTGGGGTCCACAGTCCTCTTTGCCCTGGTACGATGGGACCCTCCCAGCCCCCTTCTCCCATCCTGAGCATCCAGACCGTGGAGAAGGTCCTtagcgggaggaggaggaggagaaggaagaaggaaagtaaGAACCCTAAGGAGCCTCTGGCTGAGTAATCGTGCCGTTCCCTACGGAATCTTTCTGGTTGATCTCCAGGTGTTTGGAAACTGTGAGTAGATCACGTGGTTGCTTGGGTGGGTGGTTCATCAGCTTCCGTCATCATGAAATTCGCCTGTAGCACAGTGAAGGTGTGTGTGGAACATTCATTAAATGATTATAAACATCTTggtccagtcttttttttttggacagcAGGAAGGGGGCTGCTAGTCGGTACCCACATGCTCTTTAACCCCAGCTGTCACCCGAGGCGACGTGGTGATGGGAAAGCACCGAGGACTGTGACGTGAGACAGGCTGGTTGGATTTCCTCTTGATCGCTGGATGGATATTGCATTTCCGGCTAAGTGGGGCAACGAGGCTGGAAGCGGGAGGGACAGGGTTGTGGTGAGCAAGAGCAGTGTCCACCAGGGGGTTTTCTTAGGCTGAAGAGGACTCCCAAGACCACAACAGACCACACTTGGCATCGGGTCCCCTTAGAAGGACATAGGACAGGACGTTCAGCAGAACAGCGTAGAGCACTTTTCTTCTGCAGGAGGAGCCCTCACAGCAGCCCCGGGGCCATCCTCACCCTGTTCCGCAAGTCCCTGCTCGAGGGTGACAGGGCAAGACCCATGTCAGTAGTTGGGGCCACTGGTTTAGAAGCCCCATAGGAGCCATTCTCTTTCAAACAACGGTCTTAGTTCCCAGGGCCCTCAAGGAACATCCCAGATTCTAAAGCCATTGCACTCGGGGGAGCCCCCAGCTCTGGCGTCCCACCAGATATTTTAGTTCATTCACAGCCCTTCCAGTGCAGATGTAGCTTATCTGTCAGACGTCAGTTTTACTGTGAGCAGTTTTGCCAAATAGCACACCTGACATTCCACCTTTGTCTGGCTTCCGTGGAAACAGCTAAGATCAACTGTGTCCTGAGAGAAGAGAACCTGTTGCAAGTCTGACTcctgggagggacagaaagggggtAGAGTCCCAGGCTGTAGCTCAGTTCTCAGATTGTCACACCAAGCCGATCAGGAGTTCTGGAGCCAAAGTGAATTAGATGAGTAGCCTGGTCACTGGCTGAGGGCTGCTGTGGGAAGCATGGCCTCGGTGCCGGTTGGTGGTGGGTTCAGAGTAAGAGATCTAAAGTGGCACATTCTCACGGCCACCTGTGCCTCCCTGACATTCCTCTTACCCAGAGTATCTTTGTCCCTAACTGTAGCCTCCGTATGCCACCTTCTCCAACTGCCACATTCATCCACACAGAAAGATTCAGTTCATTTGGAAGTTTCACACACCGCCGGTGTGGAGGTAAAATGACCCAATTATTTGGAAACCATTTGGTGGGTTTTCACTAAAGCTGAACACATCGTTACCCTGTATCTTGGCAACTCCACTGCTAAGTATACCCAAGAGAAACGAGTACTTATGTCATCAAAAAGACATGTATAAAATCTTCACGGCTCTACACAGCCAGAAATTAAACCCAGAGTTTTATCAACAGGTAGCTTCATGCCAAGgacacagcaattaaaaaaaaaaaaaaaaaaagaaatctgggtaTACGCAGCAGTGTAAATCTTACAGATacaatgttgagtgaaagaataaatgttgtatgattccatttccatga
This genomic stretch from Acinonyx jubatus isolate Ajub_Pintada_27869175 chromosome C2, VMU_Ajub_asm_v1.0, whole genome shotgun sequence harbors:
- the POMGNT2 gene encoding protein O-linked-mannose beta-1,4-N-acetylglucosaminyltransferase 2 isoform X4 translates to MHLSAVFNALLVSVLAAVLWKHVRLREHAAALEEELALGRQAPEPGPALRIDYPRALQTLMEGGTHMVCTGRTHTDRLCRFEWLCYSSEAEEFIFFHGNASVMLPNLGSRRFQPALLDLSTVEDHNTQYFNFVELPAAALRFMPKPVFVPDVALLANRFNPDNLMHVFHDDLLPLFYTLRQFPGLAHEARLFFMEGWSEGAHFELYKLLSPKQPLLRAQLKTLGRLLCFSHAFVGLSKVTTWYQYGFVQPQGPKANVLVSGNEIRQFARFMMEKLNVSRAGAPLGEDYVLVFSRTQNRLILNEAELLLALAQEFQMKTVTVSLEDHAFADVVRLVSNASMLVSMHGAQLVTALFLPRGATVVELFPYAVNPDHYTPYKTLATLPGMDLQYVAWRNMMPENTVTHPERPWDQGGIAHLDRAEQARILQSREVPRHLCCRNPEWLFRIYQDTKVDIPSLIQTIRRVVKGRPGPRKQKWTVGLYPGKVRDARCQASVQGASEARLTVSWQIPWNLKYLKVREVKYEVWLQEQGENTYVPYILALQNHTFTENIKPFTTYLVWVRCIFNKILLGPFADVLVCNT
- the POMGNT2 gene encoding protein O-linked-mannose beta-1,4-N-acetylglucosaminyltransferase 2 isoform X1, producing MDNNKHLPSSDVPALTGGSDDLGSEPGGQAFADRQRARRDGSSPPGLWHSPGAVLSLGPRGGIRMHLSAVFNALLVSVLAAVLWKHVRLREHAAALEEELALGRQAPEPGPALRIDYPRALQTLMEGGTHMVCTGRTHTDRLCRFEWLCYSSEAEEFIFFHGNASVMLPNLGSRRFQPALLDLSTVEDHNTQYFNFVELPAAALRFMPKPVFVPDVALLANRFNPDNLMHVFHDDLLPLFYTLRQFPGLAHEARLFFMEGWSEGAHFELYKLLSPKQPLLRAQLKTLGRLLCFSHAFVGLSKVTTWYQYGFVQPQGPKANVLVSGNEIRQFARFMMEKLNVSRAGAPLGEDYVLVFSRTQNRLILNEAELLLALAQEFQMKTVTVSLEDHAFADVVRLVSNASMLVSMHGAQLVTALFLPRGATVVELFPYAVNPDHYTPYKTLATLPGMDLQYVAWRNMMPENTVTHPERPWDQGGIAHLDRAEQARILQSREVPRHLCCRNPEWLFRIYQDTKVDIPSLIQTIRRVVKGRPGPRKQKWTVGLYPGKVRDARCQASVQGASEARLTVSWQIPWNLKYLKVREVKYEVWLQEQGENTYVPYILALQNHTFTENIKPFTTYLVWVRCIFNKILLGPFADVLVCNT
- the POMGNT2 gene encoding protein O-linked-mannose beta-1,4-N-acetylglucosaminyltransferase 2 isoform X3, coding for MPADTELGSWAFADRQRARRDGSSPPGLWHSPGAVLSLGPRGGIRMHLSAVFNALLVSVLAAVLWKHVRLREHAAALEEELALGRQAPEPGPALRIDYPRALQTLMEGGTHMVCTGRTHTDRLCRFEWLCYSSEAEEFIFFHGNASVMLPNLGSRRFQPALLDLSTVEDHNTQYFNFVELPAAALRFMPKPVFVPDVALLANRFNPDNLMHVFHDDLLPLFYTLRQFPGLAHEARLFFMEGWSEGAHFELYKLLSPKQPLLRAQLKTLGRLLCFSHAFVGLSKVTTWYQYGFVQPQGPKANVLVSGNEIRQFARFMMEKLNVSRAGAPLGEDYVLVFSRTQNRLILNEAELLLALAQEFQMKTVTVSLEDHAFADVVRLVSNASMLVSMHGAQLVTALFLPRGATVVELFPYAVNPDHYTPYKTLATLPGMDLQYVAWRNMMPENTVTHPERPWDQGGIAHLDRAEQARILQSREVPRHLCCRNPEWLFRIYQDTKVDIPSLIQTIRRVVKGRPGPRKQKWTVGLYPGKVRDARCQASVQGASEARLTVSWQIPWNLKYLKVREVKYEVWLQEQGENTYVPYILALQNHTFTENIKPFTTYLVWVRCIFNKILLGPFADVLVCNT
- the POMGNT2 gene encoding protein O-linked-mannose beta-1,4-N-acetylglucosaminyltransferase 2 isoform X2, with the protein product MQKDQYYMIPHAFADRQRARRDGSSPPGLWHSPGAVLSLGPRGGIRMHLSAVFNALLVSVLAAVLWKHVRLREHAAALEEELALGRQAPEPGPALRIDYPRALQTLMEGGTHMVCTGRTHTDRLCRFEWLCYSSEAEEFIFFHGNASVMLPNLGSRRFQPALLDLSTVEDHNTQYFNFVELPAAALRFMPKPVFVPDVALLANRFNPDNLMHVFHDDLLPLFYTLRQFPGLAHEARLFFMEGWSEGAHFELYKLLSPKQPLLRAQLKTLGRLLCFSHAFVGLSKVTTWYQYGFVQPQGPKANVLVSGNEIRQFARFMMEKLNVSRAGAPLGEDYVLVFSRTQNRLILNEAELLLALAQEFQMKTVTVSLEDHAFADVVRLVSNASMLVSMHGAQLVTALFLPRGATVVELFPYAVNPDHYTPYKTLATLPGMDLQYVAWRNMMPENTVTHPERPWDQGGIAHLDRAEQARILQSREVPRHLCCRNPEWLFRIYQDTKVDIPSLIQTIRRVVKGRPGPRKQKWTVGLYPGKVRDARCQASVQGASEARLTVSWQIPWNLKYLKVREVKYEVWLQEQGENTYVPYILALQNHTFTENIKPFTTYLVWVRCIFNKILLGPFADVLVCNT